DNA from Pelobacter propionicus DSM 2379:
CAGACCGTAGATGGTGGCAACGAAGGCCACGGCGATGCCGGCACCCAGCTTCGAGGTGTCGGAGAGGTTGCTCATGACATGAATCAGACCGAGCACGGCGCCGATGATACCGATAGTGGGGGAGAAACCGCCGGCCGCCTCGTAGAACTCCACGCTGTGCTTGCTGTGATCCTCGAAAGCGGTGATGTCCGCCTCCAGGGTCTCCCGCAGCTTCTGGGGGTCGATGCCGTCAACCACCAGCGATATCCCCTTCTTGACGAAGGGGTCTTTGGCCGTTTGGGCCTCCTGCTCCAGGGAGATGAGGCCGTTGCGGCGGGCCTTGGTGGCGTAGTTTATGATGTCCTTGACGACCGATTCGTGATCCACATTGGCCGGCAGGAAGGCTATCTTGACATCCTTGAAAGCCTTGATGATGGCAGATAGCGGAAAACAGACGAACGTGGCGCCGAAGGTGCCACCAAGTACGATCAAGGCCGCGGTCGGCTGAATCAGGGCGGATAAGTGCAGCCCTTCCAGGACCGCGCCGCCGAATACGGCGCCGAAGCCCATTACCAAACCTATGATGGTTGCTAAGTCCATATGTCAGAAATCCCGGGTGTGAGGTTGTGCCGCGGTCTGGAAGGTGCGCTCCACAGGAGTGATGTCGCGGCTCTGGATCGCGCTGCGAAAGAGACATTGGCGCTTTGCGGCACGACTCCGTTTACCGGTCGTCCCGCCAGAACGCCGGATGATGCGAGAGCGAAAAGCGATGATCTTGTCGATAATAACCCTGGCCGGTTCCCTGACGATGAAATGATGGTCATTGAACAGGGTAATGACCGTATCGGGCGTCTCCTCGATGCAGACGATATGGTCAGGATTGATGTAGAACATCTGTTTGTCCATTCGGGTCAGGAATATCATGTCGTCACCAGCGAAGCGTAGTCTTTTGTCACGCTATTCTATAAATAGCAAACAGTCCGTGAGGTCAAGCGTTTTTTGACGCCCGCAACGCCGTTTTCAGAGCATGGCATCAATGGCATCGAAGTCAATGTACTGTTCGGCAATCGTGTTGATCAGTTCAATCTTCTCCCTGTCGTCCGGGCCAATCTTGGAGACGTACTCCCGCAGGCTGATGAACACCTCGGCCGAGAGGTCCTTGACCCG
Protein-coding regions in this window:
- a CDS encoding flagellar motor protein; translated protein: MDLATIIGLVMGFGAVFGGAVLEGLHLSALIQPTAALIVLGGTFGATFVCFPLSAIIKAFKDVKIAFLPANVDHESVVKDIINYATKARRNGLISLEQEAQTAKDPFVKKGISLVVDGIDPQKLRETLEADITAFEDHSKHSVEFYEAAGGFSPTIGIIGAVLGLIHVMSNLSDTSKLGAGIAVAFVATIYGLMVANIICLPIGTKLKIRMKEEVLRRVMILEGLIAIQNGENPHFIEQKLKAFAGGEH
- a CDS encoding flagellar FlbD family protein, which translates into the protein MIFLTRMDKQMFYINPDHIVCIEETPDTVITLFNDHHFIVREPARVIIDKIIAFRSRIIRRSGGTTGKRSRAAKRQCLFRSAIQSRDITPVERTFQTAAQPHTRDF